Sequence from the Parus major isolate Abel chromosome 1, Parus_major1.1, whole genome shotgun sequence genome:
GAGTACAAATCCCTCATCATAGGGTCCTGGAGTGAGTCATAACTGATAGTGAAGTCTGAATATGTTCATGTGCCTTTCTAAGACAGTGTGAGCAAGCTTTAGTGATTCACCAACGTCATGCAAAGAAACAATTAGCATTGCTTCACACTGTTTATACAGCTGGCTCTTGGCCAATGGTTTATCGCACTGCAAACATTAATTGCGCTGAGTTTGGGTCTTCTCTTCCCATCACTAGGAGCCAAAATAATAACGCCCATCATAATTTACACTTCTTGTTATTTTTGCAGTTGTCTGTGTATGAAGAAAAGGAATACTAATAATTTATTAtgttattgtcttttttttcccctatttgTTGAGGAACTGGAAGAAATTTGCTGCAAAGAGAGTTTGCTAGTAGTCtcactggaaaattatttcacaaagTGTATCTAGATTGGAGTGTTATCAAACAAACAGATATATCAGCACAGACAGATCCTTACCCCTGCATAAAATGTCAGTAAATGACCTACAGAAGGTGCTTTTTGTGAACAGGCTGTATCAAAGACTACAGGTAAAAAAGGCCACCAGATTTTCCCCAGGCAGTAACTCATCCCAACACTAGCTCTTACAGTATAAACAGGTCAAGAGATAATTTAGCattagaataataataaaaattatccaAAATTAGTAGTAAAAATAACTACCTTCCTGCTTGACCCTTGTTGGCAGTACTTGGTATCCATATGTGTTCTGGGCCAGGCAAGTAAAGTCTGTGTAAAAGTCCACTTCTTCAACAGAATCAAAAATCAGTGGTACTTCAATAAAGTTTTCACCATTTTCTACTATTTCTCTGTAAGAATAAGAAAGatttaatgttaaatattttaataagatgttttttctctatttGATACATTCATTCTAACAGCACATTGCAAGAAAATGCACTGGATATTGGTTCATTTCTGAACCAGCCCCTCAGCACTCAAGGATGCCTGTTGTCTTCAGCCCAGTTGTGCTAACTTCTTGAGTCTCAGTGGGCAGTACCTATTCTGAACTTTTGGAGTCTAGAGGGAAAACAATACCTGCATTTGTCTtgcaaaaataaagacaagggaggggaaaaaggcaagTGGAATTCTGTGTATCTTTGAGCTCACGTCACAACACTGTGCAAGGACCCAATTCCTTCTCTCTGACCACCTGAGCTTAATTCTTATGATCAGCTGGAAGAGGACATATGGAGATCATAACCCTGCAAAGGTTCTCTGAGAAAGCTGAACCACCATTCCTGTCAATCACATGCTCAAAGCCAATAGCTCAATACCGAGATCAAGAAACTGTCCAAGAAGTTTCCAGGTAATTTCAACATGATTATTTTAGGAGTCCCACtatttgaaagtgttttttaGCTGGAGGCAAACATTTTCCCTTAATATCTTTTAGTCATTTCCAAAGCAGTTACCAATAAGCCTTCGTTGCATGTCAGCAATGGGATTCCCTAGGTGCTCCTCCCAGGAGCTCTTTGCCAAAGATTTCTACAGGGAATTTGTCTTCCAGAGGCATTTGAGCTGTTTGTCATACTGCCATAATGAAagcttccagcagagctggggtgtaTCAGACACTGTAGGTCCTGCAGGAACCTcagctgtcactgtcactgtccttGTGCAATTGCATGATACCATATAACAACAGTAATGATAGTGAGAGgcataacaaaaatattttttaaagtccaAGTAAGAAAGTGCTACTCTATTCTAAAGCCAGTAGAGACTATAGCTGCAGCACATTTTTATGGTTCCTGGCCACAGGTTCAATTCATTTTCACTTGTAAACAAGactataaattaattttcccagtCATGCTGTGGGGAATGGGAAAACACCTAAAGGCTTGGGCATACAGCTGAGTTCCTGTGTTACATCTGGCTGCAGCATGACCAGGCTGTTATCTGGCACTGGTGGCCACAAATTGCCAAACTCATCTCACATCCATAATGGTTAAACATTCTTGTCCCTCAAAACACGGATGACACCTCCCCAAACTCTGTTGGAAATGGTTCCTAGCCCATGCTAAACCTTAATTAGTAGCCAGAAACCTTTTGGGAAGGTGCTAGCTGGTGTGTGACCAGTTTAGCATATAACAGTGAGGCAGTGGCATCCCGGAGCCAAGGAACCTTCTGGCTCTATCCACCAGAACAGGCAAAGCCACCAGGCAAGGGTAATGCTCTTTTTGGACATTCTGAGCTTCatgaaacaagaaacaaaacaagctgCCTTGGCCCTCAATTAAGAGATTTCAGTCAGAAATTTTAGCTCACATTTACAAAAACACCAGAGGTGTTCCTGGATGTAGTGAGTTACTCAAGTAACACACTACAGGTACAGAAAGCAGGTATCTTTCCCTTTCCTAGTGGAAAAGCCTTGAGGTGTGCAGCTATGAGGCAGCTGAAAGAAGGCTCCTCCAGACTGGGAGACACAATGAATCAGGGCAAGAGGATGTGGAACATCTTGTTTCTCCCTCCCACTAGCATTCCCTTCAGTGCTACTCTAGCATCTGTTCTAGCACTCAGCGGGTGTCTGTGTGAGTCAGTTTCATTCACTAATGCAGAAAAGAACAAGTTTAGGGGGAAACACAATGtcatttagaaaacaaaaaccatcaaACCACTAGATAATTTTCTGTTGTGTTAGTGTATTCAGAGAACCCCATGAATATCAGGGAGAGAATGTTGCCACTTTGTTTGCATGGGGCAAGAAGTGAGAGAAGAGAAGCACTGGGATCAAATCtccctgctttctgctgcagtcAGCCCTTACAACAGCTCACTTGCTCATAAAAATGTGCTTAAAAGTTTGTATCAAAGTTGGCTCATTTGAAAACTATCATGTAACAAAaaaaactgagataaaaatttatttcactgactGGGTtgggcttgggtttttttgcttgccTCCTCTTTTTTTACCTTGGTTCTCACTCTCACTTTAGATCTctccatttcccatttcattaCTTGGCATTCAGCTGCACCAAGAGTGCCTGTAGCACTCTAGGTTAGAACAATAAGCACAAGGAAGCACTTTCAGCCAGACTTACTGTCGTTCCCCCTCTGTAACTCTGCTTTGTTTATAAACCACGTCAATGCTGGTGTCATTTGCTAGCCATTCCACATCAGTTTGAAAATGGCTGCTCAGCCCAACAAACACTTTGCATGGGAGAGTCATCTTGGAGCctgtcaaaaaaataaagattgaaAAACAATTTGGATACCTATGAAGAATTACTCTTTCTTTTGGTGAAAACCAACAACTCCAATGGGAGATCTCACACACGTCAAGAACCACTGCTTTCAAAACTGAAGTTAATCTCCAGATTGCTTTTGATCCCCTACTCCTTAGCAGCAAGAACCTTCAGTGTGGTTAGTCCTTCCTGCTGCTAACCAAACAATTTGCCTATTGCAACACTTAGCAACTCTGGCACTAAACACATTCCCTAGAGGCAAGGCTGTGGTGGCCCTGTGGCCTTGCCCTTTCTGACCCAGTGCTGCCCAAAGGGCACCGTGTGGTTAACCCCTCTGGAGCAACTGCATTAAACCAGCAGCACGGCTTCACTCAGAGGTGCTGTGGGTGAGGACATTCAGCTGAAGGTGGGACCAGGGATAAAGTGATTTTGCaaaatttctgaaacttttttatCGTTAAAATTAATGTAACTCAGGAATACAGAGACTCCAGACTGATTTGTATCTATATTATATGGAAGTATATCAATATATACAGGAGACAGCATCTGGTTGTagacattaaaaagcaaagagcagTTCAGCACCAACCCTCAAGTAATATAATTGAGATCAAAAACCTACAACAATTTATGCCAACAAATTACgcctttttttctatttttttttttttctgattaaacGTTTCCAAATACAATGTTGGGGCTTACCAAGAGCAGCTGATGTTGTCTTTTGGGCTGGATACACAATTATCGGGGTAATTCTCTTCTCTTGTTCTtggcagaaaaagagaacagagTCAGTGCtaagacaagagaaaatgtgGGCAGGGCCCCAGCACCCGAAACATGCCACTTCACCCAACAGCTGTCGTGTCCCAGGGAAGGGTTTGATTGCTAGGCCCGCTGGCAAGCAGGGGTTCGCCGTTCCGAGCCGGagcccctgggctgtggggacGGGCAGGATCCCGCTCCCCGCCCGGCCCTCAGGGACGGCGTGAGGCGTGTGCGGCACgagcgccccctgccggccgCTGTGCGCAGCAGCGCCCCGGGCCCCGCGCCGCTCGCGCCGCTCCGCCACACAGCGGCCTGTCCCCGCCAAGGACCTCATCGCCGAGCTGCCCTGAAGCCCTGAGCACTGGCAcaccccctcctgcccccaAGACATCAACTATTCCGTTTAACAACGGAGTGCTCGCAGGAGAGACCGCTGCCAGGCCAGGGGTGCTGTGGGAGCCCCATCAGGGGCAGGACAAGCATTCCCTTGGCATAGCTGAAAGGCTGAGCGTGAGCTTCTCTCAAGATTTTCATTAGCAATTAAGAGGTTTTCTTATGTGCTATAATGTTTTAATATGTCCATCATTgaatcatagaaccacagaatagtttaggttggaaggagccttaaaGGCTCCTAAAACCTTTCCTAAAAGGTTCCTAGGACCActagttccaaccctcctgccatgggcagggacactttccactagaccaggttgcccaaatccccatccaacccagccctgaacacttccaggaaggTGGGGTtggcatccacaacttctctgggcaacctgtgccagtgccccactaccctcacagtaaaaaactTCCTCACAACAGCTAATCTcaacctgccctctttcagtttgaaattaGATCACaccaaagccttctctttctCAAGCTGAATAaacccagttctctcagcctttccttgtatGAGAGGTTCTCCATCCCCCGATCATCCGATACTATATTTACCAACAGTCTCCAGTTGAATTGTCCTGGTGATTTCATACTCCACACCTTCAAATGGAAATGACATCTTGCAGGTGTAATACCCTGCATCTGTCGGTAGCACAGATGCCATGATCAGAGACGCTGAACCTTTCAGAATGATGAATCTTTCATTGTCATCTTCCAAAGGCAGAGCATCCTGGAGAAAGGACAGAAACTGGTGTTATGACTCAGATAGCTATGGTTACACCCTGTAACTCTCAGACAAATtatctctgtctctctgttgTTAGACATTTACTTATCACTGGGAAATCTGAGCAGTTCTGCTTTCCCACCAAAGCACAAGTTCTTTTAATGTGTATCCATCTCTAAAATGCCTTGTGGCACTATACGAAGTGTGAAGAATTGCTATATTAATCTATCTATAATGTGTGTGCATAGCTCTTCCATAAAGTGTGTATTTTAAGATAGAAAATGTATCATAGGCTCTTCCTTGAGTCAACTTAAGAGCAGTCACATAAGATTTTAGTACCCATGGAGCTTTTCACAATGTTATCACTTTCCATACATGAACTCAAAAGCATAATATTCTAAGGCATTCTTTGAAGACAAATACTTGTAATCACTCAGGATTACACATAACTGTTACTTACCCtataaattattagaaattcCTGCTTTGTATCCCTAAGGCTCTGTTCACACATGGGCTGGAGACCTGCTAGGAGAAATTCTGTTCCTTCCTCATGAAGGCAGGGTAGCTCCTTCATACGTTTGTAACAAGAGCCATATTGAGGGGGCAGCCTTTTGCTTAGATAAAGTGGGTTATGTTCCCTCTTCTGAAGGGAGTCCTAAGTAGCAACATTTTGCTGGTATGGTACAGATCATAACCGAGGCACTGCAAGCCAGCCTGTGTACTGCATCCTATGGTAAGGCTACAGCTGCACAAGGCAGTGCATAGTGGGAGTGTAAATGAAAACTAAACCAAATTATTATGGAAATGGAGAAGAATCCCCTGTTCTCCAGTGTGAAATTTAACAGCCAGGGACATTGTTTTTGATCTTAGAGGCAAAACCAGGCTTGCCTACTTGAAAAGCAGCAAACTGGCCAGCTAGGCAAGAGAACACTCCAAGCATTATCTAATTCATCTAGTATTACCAAATGGTGTATTCCAGTTGGTTAATGAAAGATACCCCACCTGAACATGGAGGCAGTATCCCTGGGAGGTTCCACTTTATGGGATTCACTAGAGGGGCCATAAAAAGAAGCACAGTGCCAAAGAAGAGGACCTGATATCAGATGGCAAACCCTGGAGTTGGGTAAGTAATCTAGCCTTATAAACAGTTGCACTGCCGGTGAGAGCACAAAACATGTGGAACACTTCAGCCTGTGCTGAGTGTGCCCCAGAGAACTTTTCCTAAAATGCATACATCTGCCCCAAAGTTCCCAGTGTATTACACTATGCTAGTGATTTAAACAACATGATGTTCAGGAGAAACATAAAGTGGAGATTTATGTGCCAAGTTGAGATGAGGCTGTGCACAAAGAGGAAGTAAATGTTCTACCTTGTACCACTTGAGCTCCAGGCTTGTCCTGTTTGGTGTAAAATCCCACAGGTCGGGACAAACAATCTTTCCAGAGGTGAAAGTGAAGAGGACCTGGTGATAGGCAATCTCCCGAGCAGCTGTTTTCTCCACAACTGTGAGGTGGATGGAGACCTCGGCACAGTAGGAGGAGTtcctgcagacagagcagggagaggtgagCCACCAAGAGTGAGGAGGGAAACTCAAATGACACTCTTGGTTTCCTCCTGGCTCCATTTCCCTCCTTAACAGAGGCCAAGACTGAGATCATACCAAGAGGGATGCTGTAAAATCACTGGTAGTGTTCTTTTGGCACAATCTAAACTTGTTGCTGACACATGTCTGCCTCAGACCTTcagtcttttcttttctttttagtacAACGAGTTTCCTGTGCACATTTAGGCTGCAGCACAATTTTAACTTTGTAAGGAGGAGGAACATGTTAACCTGAAGTAGCAGGTGTGTCATGAACCCTGCCCCATTTCCTtggaaaaggttttgaaaaCCTTAATGATTAAATAACAAGCTTAAAGCATGTATTACAATACATCTGCAGTTACTGTTGCACAACCATAAATATTTCTGCGAGTACATATAATTTTGCATAGCAAAGAAGGAATTCTGCCCTTGAAAGGTTCACAATATTCAACTTTTCTTTCTGGCACCAAGTGACAATCACTTCCAGTCTCAAAGAAGACTGCGCTAGGGGAGGTAGATGATTAAATTCCATCCTTTACAACTCTGGAAGCCTGCTTCTGAAATGCCTCAGGACAGTGCATGATCGTTTAAGGGGCCAGCAAAGCCAGGGGGGCCGGGCTGCcacctccaggagagcagctgtaGACTGCAAGCATACAGACTGACACTATTGCCAGGACACTGTGGCCATCTGTCACGTACAGGCCAGATGCCCAGACCCAAAATACTTGCTCCACAGAATACAGAAGCAGAGATCTGTGATAGTTTGCTGCTACCTTCATTTCACAGAGTTGATAAAAAGATCTGCTGAATTCCCTGTGAGACAATTTGCAAGGGAAATGTAATTTGCTTGCACTTTATTAATCCTACTATAATGTTAACAATGAAGTTATCTACTTGGCTCTTGCATGTCTTTTTCAAACAAATTCCACAGCATTTTACTAGATCTCTCAGTAACACTGCTGTAGAGTTATATATTGACAAAGTGAGGCAGAATAGTCCAAAAAGGGATTAAAGAGCACTCTTAAACATCTCAGGCAATTACTCTGCTCTAGAACAGTATTTGTAACATTTTGCCATTTGGGCTTCACTGTCAGTATCTTATCTTCTGCTCCACAACTGAAATTGCTGCTGAGATGTGGAGAAAGACCAACTCAACATGCTGAGCATGATTTTTCAATTTGCCTATCACTTCTACTGCTGACACATATCTCTATTAAGGTGTGCCTTGCAAGCAAGGAGACCATGCTCTTCAcaagcagctccagggatgtAGAGATATGTTCTCTAGTATAAACCCCAGAGCCAAGTGCTAGAGGTATACTGAGAGGcaggctggctgcaggacatagcaggggacagggacctgGATCATCTTCAGAAGTTCAGGCTCTAAGggtgatgggatttttttgccttcctcaGTCGTCAACAAATTCAGACCCTGGCACCTCTTTTGACATGGTACAGTGCGCTGTCAGATTGaaaacactcagaaaaaaaaaaaataccaatagAGCTGAAAAGAGCCGTGGCTAAAGTCTCAACTCACTGCAACACCACAAGTCTGATACCACACACTGGGTCTCATGAAAGGTCTTCCAACAATACCAAGCCAATCAAATTCTTGTTTAAAATGTGActtgaaagaaaagtgaaaaccaGGGATatggaagagggaaggggaaagccATTGCAGAGCCACAATGCCTTATATAGGCTTCATACAGCAATCTGAGGTGCAACAAGGTTATTTGTGCTCAGCAAACCCGCTTCCTGCAGCATGCCCCACTTGCCATAGCACTGACTGGCTCAGAGGTAGCTAGAAAAAACTCTCTATGTTCTCCAATGAGATTGTAGCCAAAGTGTCAACGCTGTTCCACAATTTATCCAAATTTCAGTACTGTACTTACAGGAGACACACAGCATTCTCTAAGGGCCCTGACTTCccatgttttttctctctaatAAGGTCAGCAAGGAAATTATCTTATCCAGAAATGCTCTGAATATAACCAGAGTTTAAAATCAAGGTAATACATTCAGACATAGTCATTTTGTTAGTGAActagattttcttttatatacCCACCTTTTTGTGCAGATATATACTCCTGAGTCTTCTAGCATCACTGGTAAAAACCAGAGTGCATTTCCTTTTGCCCAGATTCTTGTATCTTCATCTCTTCCTGATATCATGGTGTTTGAACCATTTTTATACCATGTGATATTAGGGATCAAGGTGGAGAAATCCGAATGTTTGTATCTGGGGAAAGGGCATTTCAGAACCACAGGTTCTTCATGTAATTCATGGTAGTGTTTGAAAAACACGGTGTGATCTGGGCAGTTTTCTATATAAatcagagatatttttatattactgtCAGAcaggaacattaaaaaaaaatggtgagggaaacagaagaaaaaagacaaatatacACTTACCTATGTTTTTTACTTGCTGGAGTCTGAAAGCAGAGGCACCCACTGTACACATCACCAGGACAAGGAAGAgctcatgcatttttttccacaggaaatcAGGAGAGGGTTGAAGGAAAGTGTTTTGAAATCTACAAGGAAGTTTATTACAAGACAGATTATATAACCAAAATACTCAATATTATCCTAAGAATTAACTGCTATTTTTCTCACTCCAGATCTGGGGAGCTTTGGTCCATCCTCAGTGAGCAGAAAGGTGTCTCCATCCCTAGTTTATGGGGCTGAACGGTGGAACCAGAGCATCTGGCTTGGCACAAACATATCACTTCTGGCCCTTCCCTTTCACTCCAGAAGATGAAAACAGCACACCACAAgatgctgctgtccccacagcttTTCAGAGCAACAGCTACGTGTGGAAAAATTTAGCTCTGCTTATTTTGCAATAAGATGTGACTGAGGTTCGGGTCAGCTGCTTTGAGTGAGCTGTAGTGTTGTAGCTTGGGTGAACACAGGAGCAAAGTAGGCCAGCTAGTGTAAATCAGGCTGCAGGAAAACTTCCTGCTACAAGCAGAGCCAAGCTTTCTTGACTCCAACAAATGTTTCTGttaggacaaaaaaaaacattgattCCCATGGCATGTATACCCATCTTTCTGGTGGTGCACTAGTTTTCAGCATGGACACTATTACtatctgttcttaaaaaaaaattaaaaaaataaaaaataaggaaaacccTGAACAACCTGTCCTGAAAATCAGATAGACTTctaagggaaaacaaaattctccTCTGCCAGTCATTCATCAAGTATCATCTGTATAGGACTGGCATGAGCATGGCAGTGTCTGTGTACATCACTGAATACTTCTGCTCTGCCAGGAAGCCTCAGCTCCCACTACTCAGTTGATTGATTATGCTTCACATTGGTGTGCCATGggcaaaaatatataaaacatgcTGGATAGAGGCATTAGTTTATGCTCTATGTAAGGAATTTATAAGAAATACAGTACACATATCCACATTTTACATTACactatttccattttatatacagaaatggaaattgcaTGCATTTAACCTTACCTTAAAACTATGATGAATATTAAATGACTGTACAACTATTTCagatcaaaagcaaaaataaatatttctaccAGTTTAACAAAGCCATATTCATATTCTTTGGGTATATTTTTGTATCCTGTCATGCTCATACTTCCATCATGGTTTTAATCCAAATTTCATCCTGCTCTAGTACCTATACTTACCTGACATCTGATAGTAGTTTTACTACAATAAACTATTTCCAGCTTATTGTCATCTCTACACCACCACAAAACCAACCTCTTGCTCAATAACACTGTTTCATAACCATGGGTCATCTCCCCTACTCTTATGTCTGCATATGTTTACAGTGAATTGGTAGCTCTAGCCTGTCTCAGCTATACCTGAACCAGGTGCTAGAGGCATTAACAAGCCCCGTGGTTCACATTGATACCCTTTAACAGGTGGGTTTCTCTCTCTTCAGATCCTTTGCCTGACAAAAATTATTGGTTTTTCTGTTGATAGCTTTCTGGTCCCTTTGGTTTAGTAACTAACAATCTCCATAATCTCTACATCATTTGGGGGTTTAGGGAAGGTTTCCATTCCCAAATTTCAATCAGATTCACTTACCTATGTTTCTGTAGTCTTTCAGCCAAAAGTGTCTCACAAAAAGAAGCCATCAGACTGAAAATTCCTAGTGAGGACCTTATATAAGGTTGAGGTCAGCACACAGCGGAAATTTGACTCTCATTGCCCAATCAGATTTGTGTCAAAACCAAATAACGTTTTAGACCCAACTTTCTTTCCTTACGTAGAGTGAGGATAAGAGAAACAGAGGCACggacacagagaaaatatgtttggatttcccaaaaaaaggggaaatgaCTGCTAAATATATGActaattttccccttttctgacGAATGGTAGCTTGCATACACTCATGTCTTCACATGACTATTTCACACGCTAcctcaagaagaaaattttcatggGTAATAAAAGGTACACTGCAGCATAGTCAGCAGCTAAATAATTGCAATCTTCACATTTTGTGGTTTATCAAGCTCTTCATGGACAACATAAATCTTCTGTGATTTCCCAGATCGCTGGTGAATCACAAATGTGCTGATTCCCCTTTCCTCTGATAACATCCATTTTAGTGTGACAGCCTGCATTAAAGCTCTCTTGTACTGGGGTATAAAGAAGTAACAGCTAGAAGCAAATTATGGTTTTCAGGCTTATGAGGAGGAGTAAGAAAAGGATTATGAATTGTGGCAGTTCCAGTCTTTTAAAAGAGGGCAATCAAGTGAGGGACTGCAGTTCCCAGATAGACTAATATCCTCAGATACATCTAACAAGGACCAACACTTTTCAACAGCTTTCTTCAGAAGAGTTTCGTCCTGGCTGTCTTTTTATCCAGAAAATATCTTGATCACATGCAGAAGTATGAGTAACTCAAGTTTCAATTGTTTATCTGGAGGTACAAA
This genomic interval carries:
- the IL1R2 gene encoding interleukin-1 receptor type 2 yields the protein MASFCETLLAERLQKHRFQNTFLQPSPDFLWKKMHELFLVLVMCTVGASAFRLQQVKNIENCPDHTVFFKHYHELHEEPVVLKCPFPRYKHSDFSTLIPNITWYKNGSNTMISGRDEDTRIWAKGNALWFLPVMLEDSGVYICTKRNSSYCAEVSIHLTVVEKTAAREIAYHQVLFTFTSGKIVCPDLWDFTPNRTSLELKWYKDALPLEDDNERFIILKGSASLIMASVLPTDAGYYTCKMSFPFEGVEYEITRTIQLETVEQEKRITPIIVYPAQKTTSAALGSKMTLPCKVFVGLSSHFQTDVEWLANDTSIDVVYKQSRVTEGERQEIVENGENFIEVPLIFDSVEEVDFYTDFTCLAQNTYGYQVLPTRVKQEAVGLSWYIAMIPVALACVIVGGICMHKCWKQRADKGYTTPKV